Proteins from one Deltaproteobacteria bacterium genomic window:
- a CDS encoding ferredoxin, whose product MANKEEKVKDNVTGSWFVDSQCIDCDLCRTTAPANFKQNPDEGFSYVYKQPENEEEKKLCHQALEECPVEAIGADAA is encoded by the coding sequence ATGGCAAACAAGGAAGAGAAGGTCAAAGACAACGTGACCGGAAGCTGGTTTGTCGACAGCCAGTGTATCGACTGCGACCTCTGCCGGACCACCGCCCCCGCCAATTTCAAGCAAAATCCCGACGAGGGTTTTTCGTATGTCTATAAACAACCGGAAAATGAGGAAGAGAAAAAGCTCTGCCATCAAGCCTTGGAAGAATGCCCGGTGGAGGCCATCGGCGCCGATGCGGCCTGA